CATGGACTCGTTGATACGGAGTCCACCCAGGGTCGTCGCCGCCACCACGGGAAGGGCGAGGAGCGAGACCAGACGCGTGCTGATGCGCCAGTTCCGAAGGGCTATTCGGGAGCCGGTGTTGATCGGTCCACGCGACTGGAACGCCGTGACCGGCTCCGCGCCGCCGCTCGTAGGCGTGCCTGAGCGCTTTGCGCGGTCACCACTGTCGCCGACCGCGGCCTGCCCGGGGTTCTGGGCGTGCTGGGGCGAGGAACCGCGGTCGTTCCCGCCGCGCGGCTCCTGATCCGCCGGAGCTTCCCCTCGGCCCTGGCGGGCCTGGGGAGACCCCATGCCATCCCTCTTGAAACGTCCCTGCACTAGCGTCGCAACCTCTGGACCAGGCGTCCCCTTCCGCGTGCGCGGGCCGGGACGGTGTCGGCGTCGTGGGGCGCTGGACGCGCCCCATGGTGGTCGTGAGTGACCGGCGTTCTTCCCCCTCCCGCCGCCACTCGGCGCTGCGTTGCGCCCTGCGCGCCGGCCTGAAACCCGCGGCGGTGCGTGGAATTCCAGCACAGTGCCGGATCTCCAACAAGGGCCATGTACCGGCCTGTGACCTGGGTGACACGTTGTGATGAATGTGTAACAAGGTGTGGAGAGTGTTCATGGTCAAACCGGACCATTAGTGATGAGTCGCTTAGGGGCAGGGGGTGTCCCAGTCGCCATGATCAGGAGCGGAATGGAGCATTCAGCTATGCAATGTCCGTTTCATGTCACGTGATCGGCTGCCCGCGATGCGGCTTTTGTCGGCAACTTCGTGAGCAAACTCACATGATGATCGCCGTCTCTTCCGGGCGTCCCGCGGGAATTGGATGTTTAGCCTGACGCTTTACAGGGATGGCGAATCCGACAACCGGTGCCCCTTCGGGCGGCGCCCAGACCGACAGGGCCCAGACGGCAGATGAAGACCACGATGATGTTCCGCAACATTGCCAACCCTCAGCGCACCACGCTGGCGCACCTCGAGGACGCTCAGGCGCTGCAGACGCCGGAGCGGCCGGAGCACTCGGTCGACCTGCCGACCCAGACGGCCAACCCCCGCCGCACCATCCTGATGGAAGCCCCCGTCGCGGCCGGCGCCTGAGGACGACGCCTCCCCGGCGCCGCCGTCCCCCTCACCTCGCCGGGCGAGGCGATAGCCTGGAGCGTCAGTCTTCCAGCCAGCAAGTGAGGGGCGACAGCTTCCCGTGCGCATCGCCAGGTTCTCCATCGACGGCAATGTCGCCTTCGGCGCCGTGGAGGGTGAGGGAACCGTTGAATCCGGTGACCTCGTCCTCGACATCATCAGGGGCATTCCGTACACCGACTTCGAGCTCTCCGGCACCAAGGTCCCGCTGAGCAAGGTCCGGCTCCTGCCCCCCGTGCTCCCCAACAAGGTCGTGGCCATCGGCCGCAACTACGCGGAACACGCCGCCGAGCTGGGCAACGAGGTCCCGGAGGTCCCGGTCGCCTTCTTCAAGCCCACCACTTCGGTGATCGGCTCGGGAGACGCCATCGAGTACCCCTCCTTCTCGAACGAGCTGCACCACGAGGCCGAGCTGGCCGTGGTCATCGGCCGCATGTGCCGCGAAGTCCCGCGTGAGCGCGTCAAGGACGTCATCTTCGGCTACACCTGCGCCAACGACGTGACCGCCCGCGACGCCCAGCAGCGCGAGAAGCAGTGGGCCCGGGCCAAGGGGTTCGACACCTCCTGCCCGCTCGGCCCCTGGGTGGAGACCGACCTCGACCCCACCGACCTCACCATTCAGGCGACGGTCAACGGCGAGCAGCGCCAGCTCGGCCGGACGAGCGACATGATCCGCTCCATCGAGGACCTGGTCGTCCACATCACGGAAGCCATGACGCTGCTCCCGGGCGACGTGATCCTCACCGGAACCCCCGCAGGGGTCGGCCCCCTGCACGTCGGCGACGAGGTCGCCGTCACCATCGAAGGCATCGGCACTCTCACCAACAAGGTGATCAAGCGTGGTTAACGGACCTGTCCGCGTACGTTTCTGTCCCTCCCCGACCGGCAACCCGCATGTGGGCCTGGTCCGTACCGCCCTGTTCAACTGGGCGTTCGCCCGGCACAACAAGGGCACCCTGGTCTTCCGTATCGAGGACACCGACGCGGCCCGCGACTCCGAGGAGTCGTACGACCAGCTCCTCGAGGCGATGCGCTGGCTCGGCTTCGACTGGGACGAGGGCCCCGAGGTCGGCGGCCCGCACGCCCCGTACCGCCAGTCGCAGCGCATGGACATCTACAAGGACGTCGCCGAGAAGCTCCTCGCCGCCGGTCACGCGTACCACTGCTACTGCACGACCGAGGAGCTCGACGCCCGCAGGGACGCCGCACGCGCCGCCGGCAAGCCGTCGGGTTACGACGGCCACTGCCGTGACCTGAGCGCCGAGCAGACCGCCGCGTACGAGGCCGAGGGCCGCGCGTCGATCGTCCGCTTCCGGATGCCCGACGAGGCGATCACCTTCACCGACCTGGTCCGCGGCGAGATCACCGTCCAGCCGGAGAACGTGCCGGACTACGGGATCGTCCGGGCCAACGGTGCCCCGCTCTACACGCTGGTCAACCCGGTCGACGACGCCCTGATGGAGATCACCCACGTCCTGCGCGGCGAGGACCTGCTCTCCTCCACCCCGCGGCAGATCGCCCTCTACAGGGCGCTCATCGAGCTGGGCATCGCCAAGGAGATCCCGCTCTTCGGCCACCTCCCCTACGTCATGGGCGAGGGCAACAAGAAGCTCTCCAAGCGCGACCCGCAGGCCTCGCTCAACCTCTACCGCGAGCGCGGCTTCCTCCCCGAGGGTCTGCTGAACTACCTCTCGCTCCTCGGCTGGTCGATCGCCGAGGACCGCGACATCTTCGACATCGACGAGATGGTCGCCGCGTTCGACATCAAGGACGTCAACGCCAACCCGGCCCGCTTCGACCTGAAGAAGTGCGAGCACATCAACGCCGAGCACATTCGCAGGCTCGACGTGGACGCGTTCACCGAGGCGTGCGGTCCCTGGCTGAAGGCCCCGTTCGCGCCCTGGAGCCCCGAGGCCTTCGACGCGGAGCAGTTCGCGACGATCGCTCCGTACGCCCAGACCCGCGTCACCGTCCTCTCGGAGATCACGGCCAACGTCGACTTCCTCTTCCTCGACGAGCCGGCCGAGGACGAGGCGTCCTGGGCCAAGGCGATGAAGGAGGGTTCGAGCGACCTGCTCGTCACCGCCCGCGCCAAGCTGATCGCCGCCGACTGGAACGCCGAGGCCCTCAAGGCAGCCGTTCTCGCGGCGGGCGAGGAGCACGGCCTGAAGCTCGGCAAGGCCCAGGCGCCGGTCCGCGTCGCGGTCACCGGCCGCACGGTCGGGCTGCCGCTCTTCGAGTCCCTGGAGATCCTGGGACGCGAGAAGACCATCGCCCGCGTGGACGCGGCGCTGGCGAAGCTCGCCGCGTAGTACCGACGCAACGGGCAGGGGCCCGGACGAGCCGCACGGAGCGGCTTGTCCGGGCCCCTGTGCGTGGCGGGCCGGTTAGAGTCGGCCCATGGCGATCAGAGCCGTCCTGTGGGACGTTGACGACACCCTGTTCGACTACGGGAGCGCGGCTGCCGACGGCCTGAGCAGCCACATCGAGGCGGAGGGGCTGCCCGAGGGCTACCGCTCGGCCCAGGAGGCCCAGGACGTCTGGGAAGAGCTCACCCAGCGGCACTGGGAGCGTTTCGCCGAGGGCCTGACCGACTGGCAGGGCCAGCGCCGCGATCGGGCGAGGGACTTCCTCGGCCGCCCGCTGAGCGACGCCGAGGCCGACGAGTGGTTCGGCCGGCACATCCGCCACTACGAAGCGGCCTGGTCGCTGTTCCCGGACACGGTGCCCGCGCTGGACGCGCTGGCGGCGACGTACCGCCACGCCGTCCTGTCGAACTCCTCGCTGGAGCACCAGCACCGCAAACTGACCGTCCTCGGCGTGCGGGACCGGTTCGAGTCGGTGCTCTGCGCGGCGGAGCTGGGCATCTCCAAACCCGAGGCGGCGGCCTTCCACGCCGCCTGCGAGGCGCTCGCGCTGGCCCCGCACGAGGTGGCGTACGTGGGCAATGAACCCGACATCGACGCAGGTGGGGCGGTGGCCGCCGGGCTGATGGGGATCTGGCTCGACCGGAACGACCGGGGTGGCAGGCCCGATCTTGTGCGGATCACCGGGCTCGGTCAGCTGCCCGGCCTGCTGGCGGGCAATACCCGTTTTGGAGCGCCGGACACCTTCGGGTAGTGTTCTTCCTGCGCCGCCCGAGCGGGACGAAAGATCCGCCGGGAAGCGCAGACAGAAATAAAACCCCCCAGGGGGTTGCGTTTCAGTGGGCTATGGTGTAATTGGCAACACTACGGTTTCTGGTACCGTCATTCTAGGTTCGAGTCCTGGTAGCCCAGCGCAAGACTGAAGTAACAAGCCCCCGTTGTGTAGCGGCCTAGCACGCTGCCCTCTCACGGCAGTAGCGCCGGTTCGAATCCGGTCGGGGGTACAGATCCTTCCCGCGAGAACATTTGGGTCGCACCCACGTTCTTGATGCAGGATCGCTAGGGCCCCCGTTGTGTAGCGGCCTAGCACGCTGCCCTCTCACGGCAGTAGCGCCGGTTCGAATCCGGTCGGGGGTACTTGTAACACCATGGGCTATGGTGTAATTGGCAACACTACGGTTTCTGGTACCGTCATTCTAGGTTCGAGTCCTGGTAGCCCAGCGCAAGTCCGAAGTAACAAGCCCCCGTTGTGTAGCGGCCTAGCACGCTGCCCTCTCACGGCAGTAGCGCCGGTTCGAATCCGGTCGGGGGTACAACAGCTGGAAACGGAAAGGCCCTTCACCTCGGTGGAGGGCCTTTCCGCATGGGCCGCGGGCCTCAGAGTCCGTACCGCCGGGCCGATTCCTCGCTCTGCGCCAGACGTCGCAGCGACATCAGCAGCGGCTCGTTGAGTACGGCGGAGGCGACCGCGGTCTCCACCTGCTCCGCCTCGGACGCGTAGGTCTCCATCACGTCCAGGTCGTGGGCGGCGACGTGCTCCATGAACCGCCCCTGCCGGGTCAGGTACGCGATGTCGCACGGGTAGCCGAGGCGGATGAGGGTGGCCACGCTGGCGACCAGGGAGCGGTACACGGGGGAGAGTTCGCCCAGTTCCCGCGCCGTCGTCCAGCCCAGTTCGCCCAGCAGCCGGTCGACCTCGGCGCGTGCGGTCGCCGTCTCGGGGGCCTCCTCGTCCGGCGCGGGTCCGTGCGGCAGTGCCCACAGGGCGGCGCCCAGCCGGATCGTCCGGCCCAGGGACTCGTCGTCGACATGTCCCAGTACCTCGCGGGCGGTTGCCACCGGGAGCCCGCCGACCTGGAGCAGGGCCCGCACCAGGCGCAGCCGGCGCAGATGGCTCTCGTCGTACTCGGCCTGGGTCGCGCTGACGCGCGCACCGGGCTGCAGGAGCCGCTCCCGCAGGTAGTACTTGATCGTGGCGGTCGAGACGCCGCTCTGTTCGCTGAGTTCCGACAGTCGCACGTCTGCGCCTTCCCTTGCGCCGCCCCTTGGGTGGTGCCACTATCCAACCATTGGATAGTGCAACTCTCCAAGATCTAGGGGGCGCAGCATGTTCGCGAAGCCGATTCCCGGCCGCACGACCGCAGGGGCGGAGGGCGATGTCGTCGTTCTGCTGATCGGGATGCGGATCAACCACTTCCGGGGCGTGCACCACTGGCTGCCGGTCCTCGCCGCGATGCCGCGCATGCTGCGGGAGTTGAGCAAGGACAAGAGCCGGGGTCTGCTGGGCTACACGCTGCTCTCCGGCTCGCCGCGGACGTACTACGTCGTCCAGTACTGGGAGTCGAAGGAGAAGTTGTACGCGTACGCCGCCGCTCCCGACATGTTCCACCGCAAGGCGTGGGCGATGGTGAACCGCAAGGAGAAGAAGTCCCGGCAGCATGTGGGGCTGTGGCACGAGACCTACATCGTGCCCGAGGGGTCGTACGAGTCGATCTACGCCGATATGCCGGCGTACGGACTGGCTGCGGCGACCGGCGTGCTGCCGATCGAGGGGCGAGGCCGCCGTGCGGCGGACCGTCTCGCGCACCGCTCGTCCGGTGACTGACCCGGGGGACGTGGCCCGGAGGGGGTGAAGGGGGCCGCCACGGCGCTGGGGCGGCCTTCGGGGGAGAGGGTCGAGCGGGGCTCGTGTCAGCCGGTACGGCGCAGGGCCTCGCTCAGCCGTGCGGCCGAGTCGATGACCGCCTGGGCGTGCATCCGGCCCGGGTGACGCGTCAGTCGCTCGATCGGCCCGGAGACCGACACGGCGGCGACCACGCGGTTCGAGGGCCCCCGCACCGGCGCCGAGACCGAGGCGACGCCCGGTTCCCGCTCGCCGATCGACTGGGCCCAGCCCCTGCGGCGTACGCCGGAGAGCGCCGTCGCGGTGAACCGGGCGCCCTGGAGGCCCCGGTGCAGGCGCTCCGGCTCCTCCCAGGCCATCAGGATCTGCGCGGACGAGCCGGCCTTCATCGTGAGCGTGGAGCCGACCGGCACGGTGTCCCGGAGTCCGGACAGCCGTTCCGCCGCCGCCACGCAGATCCGCATGTCGCCCTGCCGGCGGTAGAGCTGCGCGCTCTCGCCGGTGATGTCGCGCAGATGCGTGAGCACCGGTCCGGCCGTCGCCAGGAGACGGTCCTCGCCGGCAGCCGCCGCGAGTTCCGACAGCCGGGGGCCGAGAATGAAACGGCCCTGCATGTCCCTCGCCACCATGCGGTGGTGTTCCAGTGCCACGGCCAGTCGATGAGCCGTGGGTCGTGCGAGCCCGGTCGCCGCGACCAGCCCGGCGAGGGTGGCCGGACCGGACTCCAGGGCGCTCAATACCAGAGCTGCCTTGTCGAGAACGCCGACGCCGCTAGAGTTGTCCATACGACGATACTCGCGTCTCACTCTGTGAAACGCAAGTTCAATTTCCGGCGGAAGTTGCGAACCTGTACGGGCGGCCACACAACGGCCCGTAGCCGTCGCCCCGCATGGGGGTCCGGACGATGGCGCACCGAATCTCTAGTTGGGCCGGCGAAGACGCCGGCCGGAGGGAAAGCGATGGGTAGGACACTCGCGGAGAAGGTCTGGGACGACCACGTCGTCCGGCGCGCGGAGGGCGAGCCCGACCTTCTCTTCATCGATCTGCACCTGCTGCACGAGGTGACCAGCCCGCAGGCGTTCGACGGCCTCCGGCAGGCCGGCCGCCCGGTGCGGCGTCTCGACCTCACCATCGCCACCGAGGACCACAACACCCCGACCCTCGACATCGACAAGCCGATCGCCGACCCGGTCTCCCGCGCGCAGCTGGAGACCCTGCGCAAGAACTGCGCGGAGTTCGGCGTCCGGCTGCACCCGCTGGGCGACGTCGAGCAGGGCGTCGTGCACGTGGTCGGCCCCCAGCTCGGTCTGACGCAGCCCGGCACGACCGTGGTCTGCGGCGACTCCCACACCTCCACGCACGGCGCGTTCGGCGCGCTGGCGTTCGGCATCGGCACCAGCCAGGTCGAGCACGTCCTGGCCACCCAGACGCTGCCGCTGGCCCGCCCGAAGACCATGGCGATCACCGTCGAGGGCGAGCTGCCCGACAGTGTCACGGCCAAGGACCTGATCCTGGCGATCATCGCCCGGATCGGCACCGGCGGCGGCCAGGGCTACATCCTCGAATACCGCGGCTCCGCCATCGAGAAGCTCTCGATGGAGGCCCGGATGACCATCTGCAACATGTCGATCGAGGCCGGTGCCCGCGCGGGCATGATCGCCCCGGACCGTACGACGTTCGACTACCTCCAGGGCCGTGACCACGCCCCCGTGGGCGAGGACTGGGACGCGGCCGTCGCGTACTGGAAGACCCTGCGCACCGACGACGACGCCGTCTTCGACGCCGAGGTCGTCATCGAGGCCGCCGAACTGGCCCCGTTCGTCACCTGGGGCACCAACCCCGGCCAGGGCGCGCCCCTGTCGGCCAACGTCCCCGACCCTGCTTCGTACGAGGACGCCTCGGAGCGCCACGCCGCCGAAAAGGCCCTGGAATACATGGGGTTGACCGCCGGGCAGCCGCTGCGCGACATCAACGTCGACACCGTCTTCGTAGGTTCCTGCACCAACGGCCGTATCGAGGACCTGCGCAACGCCGCGGCGATCCTGGACGGCCGCAAAGTCGCCGACGGCGTACGGATGCTGGTCGTCCCGGGCTCGGTGCGCGTCGCCCTGCAGGCCGTCGAGGAGGGCCTGGACAAGGTCTTCACCACCGCCGGCGCCGAATGGCGGCACGCGGGCTGCTCGATGTGTCTCGGCATGAACCCCGACCAGCTGGCCCCGGGCGAGCGCTCGGCGTCCACCTCGAACCGCAACTTCGAGGGCCGGCAGGGCAAGGGCGGCCGTACGCACCTGGTCTCCCCGCAGGTCGCCGCAGCCACCGCGGTGCTGGGCCATCTGGCCTCGCCCGCCGACCTGTCCGATGTCCTCACGCCCGCCGGAGTCCGATAGCCATGGAAGCATTCACCGCACACACCGGCCGGGCCGTCCCGTTGCGCCGCAGCAACGTCGACACCGACCAGATCATCCCCGCCCACTGGCTGAAGAAGGTCACCAGGGACGGCTTCGAGGACGGACTCTTCGAGGCATGGCGCAAGGACGAGAACTTCGTCCTCAACCGCCCCGAGCGGGCAGGCGCCTCCGTCCTGGTGGCGGGTCCCGACTTCGGCACCGGTTCCTCGCGCGAACACGCCGTCTGGGCGCTCCAGAACTTCGGCTTCAAGACGGTCATCTCCTCCCGGTTCGCCGACATCTTCCGCGGCAACTCGCTGAAGAACGGTCTGTTGACCGTCGTGCTCGACCAGCAGGTCGTGGACAGCCTGTGGGAGCTGACGGAGGCCGACCCAACGGCCGAAATCACCGTGGACTTGGAGAAGCGACAGGTCCTCGCGGAGGGAATCACGGCCGACTTCGAGCTCGACGAGAACGCCCGCTGGCGTCTCCTGAACGGCCTCGACGACATCAGCCTCACCCTTCAGAACGAAGCGGACATTGCGACTTATGAGGCGGCAAGGCCGACCCACAAGCCGCGTACAATTGACGTCTGAGCAGCGCTTTTCCATGACTGCGCCCCCTGCCTTCGGGCAGGGGGCGCAGTCGCTTGTTGAGCCCCCCTCGGGCGACAACTCGCCCCAGATGGCACAATCGGTGCATGGAACGCGACAGCCAACTCGAGCTCTATGGCCAAGTCGCCGACCGATTGAAGGAAGCGCACGCAACGGTGCGTGAACTGCAAGTCCCGGAGGGCGTACGGATGGCGCTGACCCGGAAGCTGCTGGTCGTCACGGCTGCGGCGAAGCACGATCTCCCAGATGCAGCAAGGCGTCTGGACCGGTTGATGAAGGACCTCCATGAGGGCCGATTCCCCGAAGGTGACTGACTCTGCGGAACTGCGCAGCGGTCGACTTCGTTGCGGCACTAGGGTGATTAGCCCGTTTCGTGTTTGATTTGCGGTATATATCTGCCTAACGTGCGAAAAAGCTTGAACACTTACGTTCTGGCAATGTCTCCGAAGGGGAAGACGTGAACAAGGCGCAGCTCGTAGAAGCGATTGCCGACAAGGTCGGCGGCCGTCAGCAGGCCGCAGACGCTGTCGATGCGGTACTCGACGCGATCGTCCGCGCAGTTGTCGCAGGGGACCGTGTCTCGGTCACCGGCTTCGGCTCGTTCGAGAAGGTCGACCGCCCCGCCCGCTACGCACGCAACCCGCAGACGGGTGAGCGCGTGCGGGTCAAGAAGACGTCCGTGCCCCGTTTCCGTGCGGGACAGGGCTTCAAGGACCTGGTGAGCGGCTCGAAGAAGCTCCCCAAGCACGATGTGGCCGTGAAGAAGGCGCCCAAGGGCAGCCTCTCGGGTGGCGCTTCCACCCGTACGACCACCAAGGCCGCGGCCAAGAAGGCCACCGCCAAGAAGGCCGTGGCGAAGAAGGCCACCGCCAAGAAGACCGTGGCCGCGGCGAAGAAGACCACCGCGACCGCCAAGAAGGCCACCGCGACGGCGAAGAAGGCCACGGCGACCGCCAAGAAGACCACCGCCAAGCAGGCCGCCCCCGCGAAGAAGGCGACCACGGCGAAGAAGGCCGTTGCCAGCAAGACCGCGCCCGCCAAGAAGACCACGGCGAAGAAGGCGCCCGCGAAGAAGACCACGGCGCGCAAGACCACGGCCAAGAAGGCCACTGCACGCAAGAAGTGAGACCGGGCAGCGCTCGTTCCTCACACGCGCCGGGCCGGGCTCCCCTGGGGGAGCCCGGCCCGCGGGCTTTCCGGCGTCCGGAAGGGGTCAGAGGGTCTGCAGCGTCACCAGGGTGATCCGCGGCGAAGCGCCCTCGCCGCCCATCTCGATCCGTACCCGCTGCCCCGGACGCAGCAGCCGCAGGCCGCCCGCGTCGAAGGCCGGGGCGTCGAAGTCCACCGGAGTGCCGTCGTCGAGGAGCACGCTGCCGGTGCGGGTCTCGGAGTCGTACGTATACGCGGTCGCCTGCATGGAGGGCAGCCTATCGGTCCCGCGCGGGCGCGGCCGAAGCGCGCAGTCCGGCGGTGTGCGGGCCGACCCCGAGGGCCAGTGCCACCCGCAGATCGTCACCGGTGTCCACGTCCCGGCGGACGGAATCCAGCCCGGACAGCGTAATTTCCGCTGCTCCCGAAGCCAGATGTCTGGCCCTCGAAGGGCCACCGAATGCCGGACACAATTCGACTCCGGGCGCCGCCGACAGAAATGTCGTACCGATTCTCGCCGCATCCGTCACGAATGCACGGGGAAATGCGGCCGAAAAATCGAGCACCCGAGCCAATTCCTCGGGTCGGAGTGCGGGAAGATCCGCGTTGAGTGCGGCCACCGCCGCGCCGGCCCGCAGCGCCCGCACCGCACGCGCACCGTGGGACAGGGCCGCGTTGAGCCCGGCCGCCGGTGTGTCCGCCACGATGCGGGCTCCCAGTGCCGAAAGCGCCGCCCCGGCCACCGGATCGTCCGTGACGACCACCACATCCCGCACCCCCGGGCAGGCCAGTGCCGCGGCCACGGTGTCCTGGGCGAACGCCAGGGCCAGCCGGGGTCTCGGCAGGCCGCCCGCAGTCGGCCCCAGCCTGCTCTTGGCCCGCGCGAGCGGCTTCAGCGGGACGACCAGGGACCAGGACCCGGTCAGATCGGTGTTCGTGGCCATCTCCCCCTTCGTACGCATGGCGACTTATTCTCGCCTGCCGGTGCGACAACCCGGAGGTCCGGCCCGGAAGGCGGGGCGTACGGTGTTCTCGACAGAGCAGGGGCCTGGGGCGAGACTTGACCGTCAGTAGCCAGGCAGTAGGTCAGGTCTTAGAGGAAGGTGTCCGAGTGTCCCGCCGCAGAATCGGCTTCTGGTACCGCCTGGCGGCGGTCATCGCAAAGCCGCCATTGGTGGTCCTGTTCAAGCGCGACTGGCGGGGAATGGAACACATTCCGGCCGAGGGTGGATTCATCACCGCGGTCAACCACAACTCGTACCTGGACCCGCTTTCCTATGCGCACTTCCAGTACAACACCGGCCGGGTGCCGCGGCTGCTCGCGAAGGCGGGACTGTTCAGGACCCCCTTTGTCGGAATGATGCTGCGAGGCACCGGCCAGATCCCCGTGTACCGCGAGACGACCAATGCGCTGGACGCTTTCCGCGCCGCCGTCGACGCGATCGAGCGGGGCGAATGCGTGGCGTTCTACCCCGAGGGCACGCTCACCCGCGACCCCGAGATGTGGCCGATGGCCGGCAAGACCGGCGCCGCCCGCGTCGCGCTGCTGACCAGGGCGCCGGTCATCCCCGTCGCCCAGTGGGGCGCCAACCTCGCGATGCCGCCGTACGCCAAGGAGAACAAGTTCAGGTTCTTCCCCCGCAAGACCCTCCAGGTGCAGGCCGGTCCGCCGGTGGACCTCGACCGGTTCTACGAGCTGGAGGCGACGCCGGAGGTGCTGCGCGAGGCGACCGAGGTCATCATGGCCGCGGTCACCGCACAGCTGGAGGTCGTACGGGGCGAGAAGGCACCCGCCGAGCTCTACGATCACCGCAAGGCCCGCGCTGAGCAACGGCGCAAGGCAGAGGGAAAGGGACCCACGTGACGCACCCCGCAAAGGCAGCCGTCTTCGGAACCGGCTCATGGGGTACGGCCTTCGGCATGATCCTCGCCGACGCAGGCTGCGACGTGACCCTCTGGGGCCGTCGCGCGGAGGTCGCCGAGGCCATCAACACGACCCGTACCAACCCGGACTATCTGCCGGGCATCGAACTCCCCGCCTCGGTCCGCGCCACCACCGACCCCGCGGAAGCCCTGCGCGGCGCCGAGTTCGCGGTTCTCGCCGTGCCCTCGCAGACCCTGCGCGCCAACCTCGCGCACTGGGCCCCGCACCTGGACGACGGCACCGTCCTCGTCTCGCTGATGAAGGGCGTCGAACTCGGCACCGCCAAGCGGATGAGCGAGGTCATCGCCGACGTCACGAAGGTCACCGCGGACCGCATCGCCGTCGTCACCGGACCCAACCTCGCCAAGGAGATCGCCGAGCGCCGCCCCGCCGCCGCCGTCGTCGCCTGCCAGGACGAAGCGGTGGCCCAGCGCCTCCAGGCCGCCTGCCACACCCCGTACTTCCGCCCGTACACCAACACCGACGTGGTCGGCTGCGAACTCGGCGGCGCCGTGAAGAACGTCATCGGCCTGGCGGTCGGCATCGCCGACGGCATGGGTCTCGGTGACAACGCCAAGGGCTCCCTCATCACCCGCGGCCTCGCCGAGACCACCCGCCTGGGCCTGGCCATGGGCGCGGACCCGCTCACCTTCTCCGGACTCGCGGGCCTCGGCGACCTGGTGGCGACCTGCTCGTCCCCGCTCTCGCGCAACCACACCTTCGGCACCAACCTCGGCCGCGGGATGACGCTCCAGGAGGCGATCGCCGCCACCCGGCAGACCGCCGAGGGCGTCAAGTCCTGCGAGTCGGTGCTCGATCTGGCACGCCGGCACGGAGTCGACATGCCCATCACGGAGACCGTCGTCGGCATCGTCCACGAGGGCAAGCCGCCGGTGGTCGCGCTCAAGGAGCTGATGTCGCGCAGCGCCAAGCCCGAGCGGCACTGATCCGCTCCCGACGCGCCTCCCGCACGCTGTGCCTGCACTCCTCCCCACCGGGCCTGCAAGGTACGCTCATCGCGATATGAGCAGCGAGAACCTCCCCCAGAGCCCTGAGAGCCCCGAGAGCCCTGTGCAGGGCCGCAAGCCGCGGGTGGCCGTCGTGTTCGGCGGCCGAAGCTCCGAGCACGGCATCTCGGTCGTCACGGCCGGCGCCGTCATGAAGGCCATCGAC
The Streptomyces sp. NBC_00234 DNA segment above includes these coding regions:
- the leuD gene encoding 3-isopropylmalate dehydratase small subunit translates to MEAFTAHTGRAVPLRRSNVDTDQIIPAHWLKKVTRDGFEDGLFEAWRKDENFVLNRPERAGASVLVAGPDFGTGSSREHAVWALQNFGFKTVISSRFADIFRGNSLKNGLLTVVLDQQVVDSLWELTEADPTAEITVDLEKRQVLAEGITADFELDENARWRLLNGLDDISLTLQNEADIATYEAARPTHKPRTIDV
- a CDS encoding HU family DNA-binding protein translates to MNKAQLVEAIADKVGGRQQAADAVDAVLDAIVRAVVAGDRVSVTGFGSFEKVDRPARYARNPQTGERVRVKKTSVPRFRAGQGFKDLVSGSKKLPKHDVAVKKAPKGSLSGGASTRTTTKAAAKKATAKKAVAKKATAKKTVAAAKKTTATAKKATATAKKATATAKKTTAKQAAPAKKATTAKKAVASKTAPAKKTTAKKAPAKKTTARKTTAKKATARKK
- the cofC gene encoding 2-phospho-L-lactate guanylyltransferase, whose product is MRTKGEMATNTDLTGSWSLVVPLKPLARAKSRLGPTAGGLPRPRLALAFAQDTVAAALACPGVRDVVVVTDDPVAGAALSALGARIVADTPAAGLNAALSHGARAVRALRAGAAVAALNADLPALRPEELARVLDFSAAFPRAFVTDAARIGTTFLSAAPGVELCPAFGGPSRARHLASGAAEITLSGLDSVRRDVDTGDDLRVALALGVGPHTAGLRASAAPARDR
- a CDS encoding lysophospholipid acyltransferase family protein: MSRRRIGFWYRLAAVIAKPPLVVLFKRDWRGMEHIPAEGGFITAVNHNSYLDPLSYAHFQYNTGRVPRLLAKAGLFRTPFVGMMLRGTGQIPVYRETTNALDAFRAAVDAIERGECVAFYPEGTLTRDPEMWPMAGKTGAARVALLTRAPVIPVAQWGANLAMPPYAKENKFRFFPRKTLQVQAGPPVDLDRFYELEATPEVLREATEVIMAAVTAQLEVVRGEKAPAELYDHRKARAEQRRKAEGKGPT
- a CDS encoding NAD(P)H-dependent glycerol-3-phosphate dehydrogenase: MTHPAKAAVFGTGSWGTAFGMILADAGCDVTLWGRRAEVAEAINTTRTNPDYLPGIELPASVRATTDPAEALRGAEFAVLAVPSQTLRANLAHWAPHLDDGTVLVSLMKGVELGTAKRMSEVIADVTKVTADRIAVVTGPNLAKEIAERRPAAAVVACQDEAVAQRLQAACHTPYFRPYTNTDVVGCELGGAVKNVIGLAVGIADGMGLGDNAKGSLITRGLAETTRLGLAMGADPLTFSGLAGLGDLVATCSSPLSRNHTFGTNLGRGMTLQEAIAATRQTAEGVKSCESVLDLARRHGVDMPITETVVGIVHEGKPPVVALKELMSRSAKPERH